The genomic window GGGCCCACACGGCCCGTACCGCCTACTATGACGCTGCGGCACTGATGCTGGCGGGCAAGCCGTTCAAGAAGCAGGCGTCCATCGCCAAGCTGGTGGCCAGCGAGGCCGCCATGGACAATGCCCGCGACGCCACCCAGATCTTCGGCGGCTACGGATTCATGAACGAATACCCGGTGGCCCGGCACTACCGGGACAGCAAGATCCTCGAAATCGGTGAGGGCACAACGGAGGTTCAGTTGATGCTGATCGGACGGGAGTTGGGTTTGTGAGTGAGACGACTGATGGCCTGCGCCGGGTAGTGCAGACCGGCCTGTGGTTCGAGGAACTCGAAACCGACGTGCTCTACCAGCACCGGCCCGGCCGCACCATGACCGAGACCGACAACGTCCTGTTCAGCACGCTGACCATGAATCCGCAGGGGCTGCACATCGACGCGGCCTACAGCGACGCCCAGGAGCCGTTCCATCAGCGCCTGGTCAACTCGCTGTTCACCCTGGGCACCATGGTCGGCCTCGCCGTGGCGCACCTGACCCAGGGCACCACCGTCGCCAATCTCGGCTTCACCGAGGTGAACTTCCCGGCGCCACTGTTCCACGGCGACACCATCTACGCCGAAACCGTCGTCCTGAACAAGCGCGTCTCCAAGAGCAGGCCCGGTACGGGCATCGTCACCTTCCGCCATACCGCCCGCAATCAGCACGGCACCGTCGTCGCGGTAGCCGTCCGCAACGCGATGATCCGCCTACGACCCGAATCCGGACAGTCATGACCTGGGAGATGCCGGGGTCGGCGTGGTTGTTCTGTCCCGCGGATCGGCCGGAACGCTATGCGAAGGCCGCCGCGGCCGCGGATGTGGTGATCCTCGATCTCGAGGACGGGGTTGCGGCCGGGGACAAGGTAGCGGCGCGCAAGGCACTCGTCGAGACGCCCCTGGATCCCGCGGCCACGGTGGTCCGGATCAACGCGGCAGGCACCGACGACCACGCCCTCGACTTGGCCGCACTGGCCGACACCGGATATCGGTGCGTCATGCTGCCGAAATGCGAAGCCGCCGAACAGATCACGGCGCTGGCCGAGTACGAGGTGATCGCGCTGATCGAGTCGCCGCTCGGTGCGCTCACGGCCGGCCGAGCGGTCCAGGCGCACAACGCGATCGGCGTGATGTGGGGTGCCGAGGATCTCGTCGCCGGGCTCGGCGGCAACTCCAGCAGGCACGCCGACGGCAGTTACCGCGATGTGGCGCGCCATGTGCGATCGACCACGCTGCTCGCGGCCAAGGCGTACGGCAAGTTCGCGCTCGACTCGGTGTATCTGGACATCCGTGATCTCGACGGTCTGCGCGCCGAAGCGCTGGACGCGGTCGCCGTCGGATTCGACGCGAAGGTCGCCATCCACCCCAACCAGGTGGCGGTCATTCGCGCCGCTTATACCCCCTCGGCGGCGGAGTTGGACTTTGCCCGCCGGGTACTCGGCGAAGTGCCGAAGCACCGTGGCGTGTTCGCCTTCGAGGGCCGCATGGTCGATGCCCCGGTGCTGCGGCATGCCGAGCAGATCGTGCGGCGCGCCGAGCGCGCCTGACCACCAGTTCGAACAGCCAGGAGGAATGCGGTGCAACCACAGTGGGTGCCGACCGAGCAGGATATCGCCGACGCCAGGATCACCGACTTCGCGAAGTTCGTCGAGGCGCGCACCGGCGTCGCCGCGCCGGACTATGCCACGTTGTGGCAGTGGTCCGTCGATGACATCGCCGGTTTCTGGCATGCGGTGTGGGATTATTTCGAGCTCGGCGAGGTGGCGGGCGAGGTACTGCCCTCTTCCGAAATGCCTGGCGCGCAATGGTTTCCCGGTACTCGGTTGAACTACGTCGACCAGATCGTTCGCCAGTTCCGCACCGATCGGCCCGCGATCGTCGCGGTCGCCGAGGACACACCCACGCGCGAGGTGTCCTGGGTCGAATTGATCGACTACTCGACGGCACTGGCCCGTACGTTGCGGTCGATGGGCGTGCGGGCCGGTGATCGGGTGGCCGGCTATCTGCCCAATATTCCGGAGGCGGTCATCGCGTTCCTGGCGACCGCCAGCATCGGGGCGGTCTGGAGCGCGTGCGGCCAGGACTACTCCCCCAAGGCCGCGCTGGATCGGCTCGGCCAGCTGGAACCCACCGTACTGATCACCGCCGACGGCTACCGCTTCGGCGGCAAGGCGCACGACAAGCGCGACGACATCGCCGCCCTGCAAGCCGGTCTCGGCACGCTGCGCGGCACGATCGCCGTCTCACAGCTCGGCTTCGACGTACCGGATGCGACGCCGTGGCGGGACGCGATCGCCCATGACGAGGCCGCCCCCGCCGTGATCAGCACGGAGGCAGTCGATTTCGATCATCCGCTGTGGATCGTGTTCTCCTCCGGCACCACCGGGCTGCCGAAGGGCATCGTGCACGGACACGGCGGCGTGCTGCTGGAGCACCTCAAAGCCGTTGCGCTGCAATCCGATATCGGCCCCGACGATACATTCTTCTGGTACACCAGCCCGAGCTGG from Nocardia iowensis includes these protein-coding regions:
- a CDS encoding MaoC family dehydratase — encoded protein: MSETTDGLRRVVQTGLWFEELETDVLYQHRPGRTMTETDNVLFSTLTMNPQGLHIDAAYSDAQEPFHQRLVNSLFTLGTMVGLAVAHLTQGTTVANLGFTEVNFPAPLFHGDTIYAETVVLNKRVSKSRPGTGIVTFRHTARNQHGTVVAVAVRNAMIRLRPESGQS
- a CDS encoding HpcH/HpaI aldolase/citrate lyase family protein → MTWEMPGSAWLFCPADRPERYAKAAAAADVVILDLEDGVAAGDKVAARKALVETPLDPAATVVRINAAGTDDHALDLAALADTGYRCVMLPKCEAAEQITALAEYEVIALIESPLGALTAGRAVQAHNAIGVMWGAEDLVAGLGGNSSRHADGSYRDVARHVRSTTLLAAKAYGKFALDSVYLDIRDLDGLRAEALDAVAVGFDAKVAIHPNQVAVIRAAYTPSAAELDFARRVLGEVPKHRGVFAFEGRMVDAPVLRHAEQIVRRAERA